In Deltaproteobacteria bacterium, the genomic window ATCATCAGTCACATGCTGGACAGTGGCAACTTGGACTACGGCACGACCGTCGTCGCGGCCCTCCCCACCAAACTCACGGCCCTCGACGCGGCGATCACGGCCCTGACCGACCCCGCGGTCCAGACCACCCTCCAGAAAAATCGCGGCTCGATCATCCACCACATGCTGGCCAGTGGCGACTTGGACTACGGCACGACCGTCGTCGCGGCCCTCCCCGCCGTGCTCACGGCCCTCGACCGTGCGATCAAGGCCCTGACCGACTCGGTGGCCCGGACCGCCCTTAAGAAAAATCGCGACTCGCTCATTAATCACATGCTGGACAGTGGCGACTTAGACTACGGAATGGCGAAAGTGGCGCTCATGGCGAGCGGTAGATTGGAGGCGGCGATGGCCATGTGGGCAGAGCAGGCCGACGATGGCGATGATTTTTCCTGAAGCGCCCGGTTGCGCATTCTGGCCGTGGCCCTGCAGCGCAGCGCGTTCCGTTCCGATCGTGGAGCTCCGTCTGGCGGGTTCTTTTTGAGTTTTACAATCTGCGGCGATCACGTTCGGGGCAATCCAGGTCAAGTGGAAGACCAAAGACGCCGTCCTCTTTTATGAAATCGGTGACCGGAAATATGTCTACTTGTGACATGTATCAATGAGGCCTAGCAGCGCGGCGCCCGAGTGCACAGAATCACTTTAGCCCTCTCCCACCACCCCAAAACAGCGCAGGCCGTTGGCAATGGCGGTCGCGTCCCAGCCGCGTTGGATGTTGAGCCAGTCGGCGGCGTCGAGGTAGCGTTCCGGAGCGGCATCGGGACGCAGCAGCGCACGCGCAGCACAAACGCCGACATGCATGCGTTCCGCCAGCAGCGTGGCGACGCGATGCCGCGCTTGCGCTCGAGCCTCGTCGGTCTGCGTCGCATCCGGCACATATTGCGCAAACGCGCTGATATGATCCCCCGTCACTGCGCGCTCGCGCACGGCCTGCCGTTGCGACGTCATCAACAGCAACGACCGTCCGGCGCCATGCACTGTCGCCGGCATGCGGCGGATCACACGGCCCAGTAAGCGACCAACGACGATATCCATTTGCATGGGATACTGTTCGAACAAGTCGAGCGTATTGCCGATACCGATATTCCCCGTCAAACCGTCGCTCCCGCACAGGAGCCACCCTCCAGTGTGTGGCAGAGCAAAGCGCGTTTCCTCCACCACATGCGCTCCCTGCGTCATTTCGATAGCGCCGAGCGAACGTTCCAACAGAAAATCTAAACGATGCCGCTGCAACGGACCACGCAGCCACTCTGCCTCGCGCAGCGGCTTTCCCCTACGCACGGCGGCGTCCTGCACAATCCAATGATGATGTGGTCGCGTCACAATCGCTGGCTCCGTCCCCAACCCAGTGGTGGCCGAACACGGGATTGCCGCGCCTTGCGAATCGCCGAGATGCAGAAAAATACCGCGCGTCCCTTGGGAGATCGCGATCAACAGCGTGGTGGCACTCATGGGCGCCAGGCATTGCGCAAAAACTGCGCGAGACACGACAAACGCACGGCGCGCGGAACGGACGACGTCATCAATGCCACGCCCTTCATAGTGAAAACCAACCGCTGTGAGCAGAGATTGAATGGCCGTGCGGCTGGCTACGTGTGGGGCAGGACTGCGGCCCACGCCGTCGGCCACGGCCAGCAGCGTGATCGGTGGCCGACAAGGATCCACCGGATAGAGCAACGCTGCGCCGATGCTGTCTTCGTTACGCCCCTTGTAAGGGGCACCGTGCAGCGTCATTCCGGCCAGGCGCGCGGCAAGGAGCCCGCCCTCGCCTCCACCCCCGATCGCGGCCCCCAAAGCATGGGGTCCCACAAAATCGAACGCCACGCACTCCCGCAACGCCTCACACGGCGTGGCACCCGGGTGAAGCGGCTGTTCGCGTAACGGCAACGCAGAGATCCGCGCCACAACCGGGGATTGCCGCAAAGCCTGCTGGAAATAGGCCAGGCGAGTCTGCATGCGCTACTCTTCGGCGGCCGCACGGAATTGTTGCGGAAAAAACAGAGACCCGCTAAACGCCCCCAAAGTCCGGCGACGTAGCTCAGTGGTTAGAGCGAGGGATTCATAACCCCTAGGTCGGTAGTTCGATTCTACCCGTCGCCACACCAAGGTCGCGCTGCGAACAGCCGCCTAGACAATTTCGTCCTCTCGTAGT contains:
- a CDS encoding protein phosphatase 2C domain-containing protein; this encodes MQTRLAYFQQALRQSPVVARISALPLREQPLHPGATPCEALRECVAFDFVGPHALGAAIGGGGEGGLLAARLAGMTLHGAPYKGRNEDSIGAALLYPVDPCRPPITLLAVADGVGRSPAPHVASRTAIQSLLTAVGFHYEGRGIDDVVRSARRAFVVSRAVFAQCLAPMSATTLLIAISQGTRGIFLHLGDSQGAAIPCSATTGLGTEPAIVTRPHHHWIVQDAAVRRGKPLREAEWLRGPLQRHRLDFLLERSLGAIEMTQGAHVVEETRFALPHTGGWLLCGSDGLTGNIGIGNTLDLFEQYPMQMDIVVGRLLGRVIRRMPATVHGAGRSLLLMTSQRQAVRERAVTGDHISAFAQYVPDATQTDEARAQARHRVATLLAERMHVGVCAARALLRPDAAPERYLDAADWLNIQRGWDATAIANGLRCFGVVGEG